From a region of the Asterias amurensis chromosome 2, ASM3211899v1 genome:
- the LOC139951675 gene encoding uncharacterized protein isoform X6, translated as MIIHSLWFTDYMQLVESLPTYGVHYYELKDKTGIPWWLGLSYKGIGQYDITDRLIPRKVFQWRQLQNIFYRDRKFSIEVIDPRRVVHTLSSLNLYEESLEEDIYDELSDAIADPTTQVSVSKRTFGVTNSSLHTWYGSPVMVKSMWTMAVSQHQFYLDKKHSKERYPAQRSFNQIAKDLTTSTNSLTSSHTSEMSEEQTEGCTNLVLLKDAKDASSRELLAIEGEAARKELVEALKARKVVLQDTLQEKLDSLRLLCLNEAELTGELPIDFPRIPGEPLPRPKTRVTTAFTLSDKAVNTPEHNSEDDGLSKLESEYEIQSKITTAAMKLANDPTISKKVRKTRRDSYKKSALRLNSIEVQLTDLRHRLGLEIEEPTAERKALDEYNSLSRSGRKASTPHTPPASRFGFGFMSERGRTKTLDDRKGARIRSKSVPRQLLNGGWRSPSQSRKNKPPLPVEIYSDSPPQTESPKVSKKGDAKKPPRGNKMSLNFFEPSIKESNVELARRPSDDLLNRQPRQSRSNSVSSKDSLLSQRSADYVESQRPQPPYPKPVVSYTDSFSKSTPSLNLQGDVPGDSPRRHRNPSSNSGSKGSSVASARAPPPSYPTSNFRSLNRTGRYHESPELSTTPREYDPAPLRHHAASLHDLQILSARQDFPLPDDDLEYHQQPTSLSQPASPKKHHSLGNLLLKSNSIQSQNSDDQSSTEYTPYRSRTSYRSQKYQNYASRLQGPKKFEFEEVNSYINQPYDPRSDQPDQRLDQDDYHDYAEQLAPSERGSERGSERGSSHSSSVAGDFQNGGNRNRHHSISSQQSSSSSSHSSSLAVQLGSNGSPYHSQRTPVYTHVSEYTSSYATISHTPSNMSVASHNMSTHSQSMTLYQEPQPANSYRTEPQPASVYRTTSSMVLRPQQFGTGIAVSKVHYQPVTPMTCEPVARHKKATHPTSANSFPSFTALDGSPRVRPHEERVPPNHQKISRDSFSASLDDLTYRGDAGESLAIADSFSEEMLAWLEDHDSSAQSGTLV; from the exons TTATATGCAACTAGTGGAGAGTTTACCGACATACGGAGTACATTACTACGAGCTGAAAGATAAAACTGGTATCCCGTGGTGGCTGGGTCTCAGTTACAAGGGAATTGGCCAGTACGACATCACAGACAGACTCATCCCAAGAAAG GTCTTCCAGTGGAGACAGCTCCAGAACATCTTCTATCGTGATCGGAAATTTTCCATCGAAGTAATCGATCCAAGGAG AGTTGTGCATACATTGAGCAGTTTGAACCTGTATGAAGAGTCATTGGAAGAGGACATTTATGATGAATTGTCGGATGCGATTGCCGACCCTACAACTCA AGTCTCTGTGAGTAAGCGTACATTCGGCGTGACTAACTCCAGCCTCCATACATGGTATGGGTCCCCAGTAATGGTCAAGTCTATGTGGACAATGGCAGTCAGTCAACACCAGTTCTATCTGGACAAGAAACACAGCAAG GAGCGGTACCCAGCACAGCGTAGCTTTAATCAAATAGCCAAGGATCTAACGACGAGCACCAACTCGCTGACGTCTTCACATACGTCTGAGATGAGCGAGGAGCAGACGGAAGGTTGTACCAACCTGGTCTTATTGAAAGACGCCAAAGATGCAT cCTCGAGAGAGCTGCTCGCCATCGAGGGGGAGGCGGCGCGGAAGGAGCTGGTTGAAGCTCTCAAGGCGCGCAAGGTGGTTCTCCAAGACACCCTACAGGAGAAACTCGACAGTCTCAGGCTGCTCTGTCTGAACGAAGCG GAGTTAACGGGAGAGCTACCCATTGACTTTCCGCGAATTCCAGGGGAGCCCCTACCCCGTCCGAAGACAAGAGTAACAACTGCGTTTACGCTCTCTGACAAGGCTGTGAACACACCGGAACATAACTCTGAG GATGATGGGCTTTCCAAACTGGAGAGCGAGTACGAGATCCAATCCAAGATTACTACGGCAGCCATGAAACTTGCTAATGACCCGACCATAAGCAAGAAAGTCCGTAAGACTCGCAGGGATTCTTACAAGAAGTCAGCCCTCAGG CTGAACAGCATTGAAGTTCAGCTTACCGATTTGCGCCACAGACTCGGCCTGGAAATAGAGGAACCGACAGCGGAGAGAAAAGCCCTGGATGAGTACAACAGCTTGAGTCGCTCCGGCCGCAAAGCGAGTActcctcacacaccaccagcaTCTAGATTTGGATTCGGATTCATGTCAGAACGAGGCAGAACTAAAACCTTAGACGATCGGAAAGGAGCAAGAATACGCTCCAAGAGCGTTCCTCGTCAGTTGTTGAACGGAGGCTGGCGGTCCCCGTCGCAGAGTCGGAAAAACAAGCCGCCCTTACCGGTGGAGATTTACTCGGACAGTCCCCCGCAAACAGAGTCTCCGAAGGTCTCCAAGAAGGGTGACGCTAAGAAGCCACCACGTGGAAATAAGATGAGCCTGAACTTTTTTGAGCCCTCCATAAAGGAGAGTAATGTGGAGCTTGCAAGGAGACCGTCTGATGACTTGCTTAATCGTCAGCCTCGCCAGTCGAGATCAAATAGCGTGAGTAGCAAGGACAGTTTACTCTCGCAGAGATCCGCTGATTACGTTGAGAGCCAGCGTCCCCAACCACCTTACCCCAAACCTGTGGTAAGTTACACAGACTCTTTCAGCAAGAGCACACCTTCGTTAAATTTGCAGGGAGATGTCCCTGGCGACTCGCCCCGTCGCCACAGAAACCCGTCATCAAACTCTGGAAGCAAAGGGAGCTCCGTAGCCTCGGCGAGGGCACCACCCCCGTCGTATCCGACTAGTAATTTCCGATCGCTGAACAGAACTGGACGGTACCACGAGTCCCCGGAGTTGAGTACGACTCCGAGGGAGTACGACCCCGCCCCGTTACGGCATCACGCCGCCTCCCTGCATGATCTGCAGATATTATCGGCGCGTCAGGACTTCCCGCTGCCTGACGACGATCTGGAATACCATCAGCAGCCAACGTCCCTGAGCCAGCCGGCTTCTCCGAAGAAACACCATTCTTTGGGCAATCTCCTTCTGAAATCAAACAGTATACAAAGTCAGAACTCTGACGATCAGAGCTCGACGGAGTACACGCCATACCGGAGTCGGACTTCCTATCGATCCCAGAAGTACCAGAACTATGCCAGCCGGCTGCAGGGTCCGaagaaatttgaatttgaggaaGTGAACAGCTACATCAACCAGCCGTACGATCCGCGTAGTGATCAACCTGATCAGAGGCTAGATCAGGATGATTATCATGATTACGCCGAGCAACTTGCTCCCTCAGAGCGCGGATCAGAGCGCGGTTCAGAGCGCGGTTCCAGTCATTCGTCATCAGTCGCCGGCGACTTCCAAAACGGAGGGAATCGCAACCGCCATCACTCCATCTCCTCCCAGCAATCGTCGAGTAGCTCCTCCCACAGCTCCTCTTTAGCCGTGCAGCTAGGGTCCAACGGCTCCCCCTACCACTCCCAAAGAACTCCCGTCTACACCCACGTCTCGGAGTACACCTCCAGCTACGCTACTATCTCTCACACCCCCTCTAACATGAGCGTTGCTTCCCACAACATGAGCACCCACTCCCAGTCTATGACTCTCTACCAGGAGCCCCAACCCGCAAACTCGTACCGGACTGAACCCCAGCCGGCTTCCGTGTACCGGACGACGTCATCCATGGTTCTACGTCCACAGCAGTTTGGCACTGGTATAGCGGTCAGTAAGGTCCACTACCAGCCGGTCACCCCCATGACTTGCGAACCAGTGGCCCGCCACAAGAAAGCCACGCACCCAACATCTGCAAATAG
- the LOC139951675 gene encoding uncharacterized protein isoform X7, whose amino-acid sequence MQLVESLPTYGVHYYELKDKTGIPWWLGLSYKGIGQYDITDRLIPRKVFQWRQLQNIFYRDRKFSIEVIDPRRVVHTLSSLNLYEESLEEDIYDELSDAIADPTTQVSVSKRTFGVTNSSLHTWYGSPVMVKSMWTMAVSQHQFYLDKKHSKERYPAQRSFNQIAKDLTTSTNSLTSSHTSEMSEEQTEGCTNLVLLKDAKDASSRELLAIEGEAARKELVEALKARKVVLQDTLQEKLDSLRLLCLNEAELTGELPIDFPRIPGEPLPRPKTRVTTAFTLSDKAVNTPEHNSEDDGLSKLESEYEIQSKITTAAMKLANDPTISKKVRKTRRDSYKKSALRLNSIEVQLTDLRHRLGLEIEEPTAERKALDEYNSLSRSGRKASTPHTPPASRFGFGFMSERGRTKTLDDRKGARIRSKSVPRQLLNGGWRSPSQSRKNKPPLPVEIYSDSPPQTESPKVSKKGDAKKPPRGNKMSLNFFEPSIKESNVELARRPSDDLLNRQPRQSRSNSVSSKDSLLSQRSADYVESQRPQPPYPKPVVSYTDSFSKSTPSLNLQGDVPGDSPRRHRNPSSNSGSKGSSVASARAPPPSYPTSNFRSLNRTGRYHESPELSTTPREYDPAPLRHHAASLHDLQILSARQDFPLPDDDLEYHQQPTSLSQPASPKKHHSLGNLLLKSNSIQSQNSDDQSSTEYTPYRSRTSYRSQKYQNYASRLQGPKKFEFEEVNSYINQPYDPRSDQPDQRLDQDDYHDYAEQLAPSERGSERGSERGSSHSSSVAGDFQNGGNRNRHHSISSQQSSSSSSHSSSLAVQLGSNGSPYHSQRTPVYTHVSEYTSSYATISHTPSNMSVASHNMSTHSQSMTLYQEPQPANSYRTEPQPASVYRTTSSMVLRPQQFGTGIAVSKVHYQPVTPMTCEPVARHKKATHPTSANSFPSFTALDGSPRVRPHEERVPPNHQKISRDSFSASLDDLTYRGDAGESLAIADSFSEEMLAWLEDHDSSAQSGTLV is encoded by the exons ATGCAACTAGTGGAGAGTTTACCGACATACGGAGTACATTACTACGAGCTGAAAGATAAAACTGGTATCCCGTGGTGGCTGGGTCTCAGTTACAAGGGAATTGGCCAGTACGACATCACAGACAGACTCATCCCAAGAAAG GTCTTCCAGTGGAGACAGCTCCAGAACATCTTCTATCGTGATCGGAAATTTTCCATCGAAGTAATCGATCCAAGGAG AGTTGTGCATACATTGAGCAGTTTGAACCTGTATGAAGAGTCATTGGAAGAGGACATTTATGATGAATTGTCGGATGCGATTGCCGACCCTACAACTCA AGTCTCTGTGAGTAAGCGTACATTCGGCGTGACTAACTCCAGCCTCCATACATGGTATGGGTCCCCAGTAATGGTCAAGTCTATGTGGACAATGGCAGTCAGTCAACACCAGTTCTATCTGGACAAGAAACACAGCAAG GAGCGGTACCCAGCACAGCGTAGCTTTAATCAAATAGCCAAGGATCTAACGACGAGCACCAACTCGCTGACGTCTTCACATACGTCTGAGATGAGCGAGGAGCAGACGGAAGGTTGTACCAACCTGGTCTTATTGAAAGACGCCAAAGATGCAT cCTCGAGAGAGCTGCTCGCCATCGAGGGGGAGGCGGCGCGGAAGGAGCTGGTTGAAGCTCTCAAGGCGCGCAAGGTGGTTCTCCAAGACACCCTACAGGAGAAACTCGACAGTCTCAGGCTGCTCTGTCTGAACGAAGCG GAGTTAACGGGAGAGCTACCCATTGACTTTCCGCGAATTCCAGGGGAGCCCCTACCCCGTCCGAAGACAAGAGTAACAACTGCGTTTACGCTCTCTGACAAGGCTGTGAACACACCGGAACATAACTCTGAG GATGATGGGCTTTCCAAACTGGAGAGCGAGTACGAGATCCAATCCAAGATTACTACGGCAGCCATGAAACTTGCTAATGACCCGACCATAAGCAAGAAAGTCCGTAAGACTCGCAGGGATTCTTACAAGAAGTCAGCCCTCAGG CTGAACAGCATTGAAGTTCAGCTTACCGATTTGCGCCACAGACTCGGCCTGGAAATAGAGGAACCGACAGCGGAGAGAAAAGCCCTGGATGAGTACAACAGCTTGAGTCGCTCCGGCCGCAAAGCGAGTActcctcacacaccaccagcaTCTAGATTTGGATTCGGATTCATGTCAGAACGAGGCAGAACTAAAACCTTAGACGATCGGAAAGGAGCAAGAATACGCTCCAAGAGCGTTCCTCGTCAGTTGTTGAACGGAGGCTGGCGGTCCCCGTCGCAGAGTCGGAAAAACAAGCCGCCCTTACCGGTGGAGATTTACTCGGACAGTCCCCCGCAAACAGAGTCTCCGAAGGTCTCCAAGAAGGGTGACGCTAAGAAGCCACCACGTGGAAATAAGATGAGCCTGAACTTTTTTGAGCCCTCCATAAAGGAGAGTAATGTGGAGCTTGCAAGGAGACCGTCTGATGACTTGCTTAATCGTCAGCCTCGCCAGTCGAGATCAAATAGCGTGAGTAGCAAGGACAGTTTACTCTCGCAGAGATCCGCTGATTACGTTGAGAGCCAGCGTCCCCAACCACCTTACCCCAAACCTGTGGTAAGTTACACAGACTCTTTCAGCAAGAGCACACCTTCGTTAAATTTGCAGGGAGATGTCCCTGGCGACTCGCCCCGTCGCCACAGAAACCCGTCATCAAACTCTGGAAGCAAAGGGAGCTCCGTAGCCTCGGCGAGGGCACCACCCCCGTCGTATCCGACTAGTAATTTCCGATCGCTGAACAGAACTGGACGGTACCACGAGTCCCCGGAGTTGAGTACGACTCCGAGGGAGTACGACCCCGCCCCGTTACGGCATCACGCCGCCTCCCTGCATGATCTGCAGATATTATCGGCGCGTCAGGACTTCCCGCTGCCTGACGACGATCTGGAATACCATCAGCAGCCAACGTCCCTGAGCCAGCCGGCTTCTCCGAAGAAACACCATTCTTTGGGCAATCTCCTTCTGAAATCAAACAGTATACAAAGTCAGAACTCTGACGATCAGAGCTCGACGGAGTACACGCCATACCGGAGTCGGACTTCCTATCGATCCCAGAAGTACCAGAACTATGCCAGCCGGCTGCAGGGTCCGaagaaatttgaatttgaggaaGTGAACAGCTACATCAACCAGCCGTACGATCCGCGTAGTGATCAACCTGATCAGAGGCTAGATCAGGATGATTATCATGATTACGCCGAGCAACTTGCTCCCTCAGAGCGCGGATCAGAGCGCGGTTCAGAGCGCGGTTCCAGTCATTCGTCATCAGTCGCCGGCGACTTCCAAAACGGAGGGAATCGCAACCGCCATCACTCCATCTCCTCCCAGCAATCGTCGAGTAGCTCCTCCCACAGCTCCTCTTTAGCCGTGCAGCTAGGGTCCAACGGCTCCCCCTACCACTCCCAAAGAACTCCCGTCTACACCCACGTCTCGGAGTACACCTCCAGCTACGCTACTATCTCTCACACCCCCTCTAACATGAGCGTTGCTTCCCACAACATGAGCACCCACTCCCAGTCTATGACTCTCTACCAGGAGCCCCAACCCGCAAACTCGTACCGGACTGAACCCCAGCCGGCTTCCGTGTACCGGACGACGTCATCCATGGTTCTACGTCCACAGCAGTTTGGCACTGGTATAGCGGTCAGTAAGGTCCACTACCAGCCGGTCACCCCCATGACTTGCGAACCAGTGGCCCGCCACAAGAAAGCCACGCACCCAACATCTGCAAATAG